The Acidobacteriota bacterium region CCCTTGCGGGCGCCGTGCGTTGAGATGAAGTATTGCAGCACGTTCAGCCCTTCGCGGAAGTTGGCGGTAATGGGTGTCTCGATGATTTCGCCCGAAGGCTTGGCCATCAATCCGCGCATGCCGGAAAGCTGGCGGATCTGCTGCTTGGAGCCGCGGGCCCCGGAGTCCGCCATGACGTAGACCGGATTGAGCCCCCCGGTGGTGTCCTGAGATTCCATGGTCTGGAACATCTCATCGGCCACGCGATCGGTGACGTTGGACCAGATGGCGATCACCTTGTTGTAGCGCTCGCCGTGCGTGATGGCGCCTTCCTGGTACTGCTTTTCAACCTCGATCACTTCCTTCTGCGCTGCACGAACCAGATCGGCTTTGTTTGAAGGCACGACCAGATCGTCAATGCCCAGCGACATTCCGGACCGGGTGGCGTAGAGAAAGCCCAGCCCCTTGACCTTGTCCAGCAGGCCCACGGCTGTTTCCAGACCAAAGCGCAGGTAGCAGTAATTGACCACCGCGCCCAGGCCCTTCTTGCGGAGCGTTCCGTTGATGAAAGGCATTTCCGGGGGAAGGTGGTCGTTGAAAATCACGCGTCCCACCGTGGTGTTCACGAACTGGTGTTTCAGCGTGATCGGTTCCGTGTGCAGGATATCCTGGTCGTCATAGGCAGTCGTAAGGTCAACCACGCGGCCGGTGTAGCGGAGCCGGATGGAAGTGCGAGTTTCCACTTCGCCGGCTTCGAGCGCCAGCAGGACCTCCTCAGGGTTGGCGAACGTGCGGCCCTCGCCCTTCGCGCCCTTCTGCTCCGTGGTGAGGTAATAAACGCCCAGCACGATGTCCTGGGTGGGCGTGGCCAGCGGGTGGCCGTTGGCCGGCGACAGGATATTGTTGGAGGCGAGCATCAACACGGATGCTTCAATCTGGGCTTCCGGCGAAAGAGGAATGTGAACGGCCATCTGGTCGCCGTCAAAGTCGGCGTTGAACGCCGTGCAGACCAGAGGATGGATCTTGATGGCTTTGCCCTCCACCAGCACCGGCTCAAAGGCCTGGATTCCCAGGCGGTGCAGGGTAGGAGCGCGGTTGAGCAGGACGGGATGGTCTTTGATGACCTCTTCCAGGATGTCCCACACAACGGATTCCTGGCGCTCCACCATCTCTTTTGCCGCCTTGATGGTAGTGCAGTGGCCGGACTGCTCGAGCTTGTGGTAGATGAAAGGCTTGAACAGTTCCAGCGCCATTTTCTTGGGCAGGCCGCATTGATGGAGCTTGAGGTCGGGGCCGACTACGATCACGGAGCGGCCGGAGTAGTCAACGCGCTTGCCGAGCAGGTTCTGGCGGAAGCGGCCCTGCTTTCCTTTCAGCGTGTCGGAAAGCGACTTCAGCGGGCGGTTGTTGGCGCCGCGCAGCACCCGGCCGCGGCGGCCGTTGTCAAACAGGGCGTCCACGGCTTCCTGCAGCATGCGCTTTTCGTTGCGCACAATCACGTCGGGCGCATGGAGTTCCATCAGCTTCTTCAGCCGGTTGTTCCGGTTGATGACGCGGCGGTAAAGGTCATTCAGGTCGGAAGTGGCAAAACGTCCCCCGTCGAGCGGCACCAGTGGCCGCAGCTCGGGAGGAATCACTGGAATCACATCGAGGATCATCCACTCGGGCTTGTTGCCCGATTTGCGGAAGGCTTCCACCACTTTCAGGCGCTTGGAATATTTGATCCGCTTCTGCTGGGAAGTGTCGGTCTTCATCTTCTCGCGCAGCTCCACCGAGAGCGTTTCTACATCCAGCTGCTTCAGGAGGTCCTTGATGGCCTCGGCGCCCATGCCGGCACGGAACTTGCCAAGGTAATCCTGCTGGAGCTCCCGGTAGCGTTCCTCGGTCAGGACCTCTTTTTCCTTGACAGGGGCTTCACCGGGGTCGGTGACGACGTAGGCTTCGAAGTAGAGGATCTTTTCAAGGTCACGCAGGGAAATGTCCAGCAGGTGGCCGATGCGGCTGGGCAGGCCTTTAAAAAACCAGACGTGGGAGCAGGGCGCAGCCAGTTCAATGTGCCCCAGGCGCTCGCGCCGTACCTTTGAAAGCGTGACTTCCACGCCGCACTTGTCGCAGATGACTCCGCGGTGCTTCATCCGCTTGTATTTGCCGCAAAGGCATTCCCAGTCGGTGACAGGACCGAAAATTCTTGCGCAGAACAGGCCGTCGCGCTCGGGCTTGAAGGTCCTGTAGTTGATCGTTTCCGGCTTGGTTACCTCGCCGTGCGACCAGGAACGGATCTTTTCCGGGGATGCCAGGCTGATGCGGATAGCATCGAATTCTCCAATAAGGCTGACTCGGTCATAAGGGCTGCTTCGAAACAATGTTGCCTCCTTCTCAAGCGAGAAGCGTTTATTGGTACTCTTGCGGTCCTGCGTGATCCAACGCTTGCGGTATCACGCCGCCGGATGAAACTATTATTCCGGGCTCACGGGCGCCGGATGCAGTTCCTTGG contains the following coding sequences:
- the rpoC gene encoding DNA-directed RNA polymerase subunit beta', giving the protein MFRSSPYDRVSLIGEFDAIRISLASPEKIRSWSHGEVTKPETINYRTFKPERDGLFCARIFGPVTDWECLCGKYKRMKHRGVICDKCGVEVTLSKVRRERLGHIELAAPCSHVWFFKGLPSRIGHLLDISLRDLEKILYFEAYVVTDPGEAPVKEKEVLTEERYRELQQDYLGKFRAGMGAEAIKDLLKQLDVETLSVELREKMKTDTSQQKRIKYSKRLKVVEAFRKSGNKPEWMILDVIPVIPPELRPLVPLDGGRFATSDLNDLYRRVINRNNRLKKLMELHAPDVIVRNEKRMLQEAVDALFDNGRRGRVLRGANNRPLKSLSDTLKGKQGRFRQNLLGKRVDYSGRSVIVVGPDLKLHQCGLPKKMALELFKPFIYHKLEQSGHCTTIKAAKEMVERQESVVWDILEEVIKDHPVLLNRAPTLHRLGIQAFEPVLVEGKAIKIHPLVCTAFNADFDGDQMAVHIPLSPEAQIEASVLMLASNNILSPANGHPLATPTQDIVLGVYYLTTEQKGAKGEGRTFANPEEVLLALEAGEVETRTSIRLRYTGRVVDLTTAYDDQDILHTEPITLKHQFVNTTVGRVIFNDHLPPEMPFINGTLRKKGLGAVVNYCYLRFGLETAVGLLDKVKGLGFLYATRSGMSLGIDDLVVPSNKADLVRAAQKEVIEVEKQYQEGAITHGERYNKVIAIWSNVTDRVADEMFQTMESQDTTGGLNPVYVMADSGARGSKQQIRQLSGMRGLMAKPSGEIIETPITANFREGLNVLQYFISTHGARKGLADTALKTADSGYLTRRLVDVAQDVIVSEFDCGTVDGLYVESIVEAGEVVEPLRDRIVGRVSLEQIKDYEGNVIVDVNQEINEDLAASIQAAGIERVKIRSVLTCESRRGVCIRCYGRNLATGRLVEIGEAVGVVAAQSIGEPGTQLTMRTFHIGGTASRISEQSKLEAKNNGFLKFQNLQTVTNRDGHFVVMNRNGSIVVADEKGRERERYSVVYGAKILYPDGAPVKQGDTVVEWDPYTFSILTEVMGEAHFKDLEPGVTLQEQVDEVTGLSQLVVKDSPDEKYQPQLIIRPEGKASSKGAKKYLMPSRAHLMVQDGDTVQAGDVLAKIPRETTKTKDITGGLPRVQELFEARKPHEPAVITEIDGVVRYGDVLKGQRKVIVVPERGEPKEYLLPRGVHISVQEGERVRAGEPLMDGPRNPHDILAVLGEKELQKYLVDEIQEVYRLQGVNINDKHIEVIVRQMMRWIKVEEPGDTEFLLDEQVDKFRFRDENDRAKAQDGKPATGRSLLLGITKASLATDSFISAASFQETTRVLTEASIRGAVDHLRGLKENVIMGRLIPAGTGLERYRNFRLLTETEVPEPELEITEGMAGEEAIPPSPGIAAELMDDDEARPTQ